In Tachysurus fulvidraco isolate hzauxx_2018 chromosome 25, HZAU_PFXX_2.0, whole genome shotgun sequence, the following proteins share a genomic window:
- the mrpl17 gene encoding 39S ribosomal protein L17, mitochondrial: MRLSVRALISHGRVARRMGLGPESRINMLRNILTGLVRHERIETTRARADEVRFYAEKLIDYAKKGDTNKKSMEMADFWLTEKDLIPKLFKVLAPRFENQSGGYTLMARIPNRENLDRAAMAVLEYQGNPFPPLFPVKQTHELNLVNQLLKGYRQEKAKLITDNRAS; encoded by the exons ATGCGGCTCAGTGTTCGAGCGCTAATATCACACGGGCGCGTGGCGCGGCGGATGGGCCTCGGTCCTGAGTCCAGAATAAACATGCTGAGGAACATCCTTACAGGTTTGGTTCGGCACGAGAGGATCGAGACTACACGAGCCCGAGCAGACGAGGTTCGATTTTACGCCGAAAAG TTAATTGACTATGCCAAAAAAGGAGATACCAACAAAAAGTCAATGGAAATGGCAGATTTTTGGCTTACG gagaaagatctgattcctaagcttTTCAAAGTACTTGCTCCAAGGTTTGAAAACCAGTCCGGTGGATATACACTGATGGCCCGTATTCCAAACAGGGAAAACCTGGATCGTGCTGCCATGGCTGTTCTTGAGTATCAGGGCAACCCATTTCCCCCATTGTTCCCTGTTAAACAGACACATGAACTAAACCTTGTTAATCAGCTTCTAAAAGGGTACAGACAAGAGAAAGCCAAACTGATAACTGACAATAGGGCCTCGTAG
- the fzd6 gene encoding frizzled-6, with product MWTRTWLWLGVCVVLLDTCLTHSLFTCEPVQVQWCHNMPYNMTFFPNMLEHYDQDIAASKMKHFMPLVSLHCSPNVHLFLCQVFVPECTEQTQVRRPCREHCVRVFSDCAQNMHTFGITWPLELSCDRLKPCHISADESTDLPAKTASASKVPASRDLGFWCPLQLKTRPGQASSFLGAQDCAPPCDNMYFKSHELELAKMFIGICSIVCLCATLFTFFTFLINVKRFRYPERPIVFYAICYSFVSLIYFIGFLLGNEAACNKPTMPGTVSTVLLGSQSKVCTLLFMMLYFFFTAGMVWWVILTITWYLAARPKWSCEAIEKKAVWFHAVAWGLPGSLTVILLALNKVEGDGISGVCFVGLYDLTALRWFVLAPQALGVIAGLSLLLAGIVSLNHVRQVIQHDERNQEKLKKFMIRIGVFSGLYLLPLLTLLACYVYEQALRNSWENTWINEHCQEYSIPCPYRRIEAARPELALFLIKYLMTLVVGISAVFWVSSKKTWSEWVYFFSRTRKEDPVSESWRVLQESCEFFLKHNSRVQHKKKHCKSSSHKLKVISKSMGTNTSAQTTNTPNHHLAFTTSNFKGTAASGSDMQGSSKSSVQEQAASGKMSSQSIKEQKSSKSGSSIRVIGTGEPLQSL from the exons ATGTGGACTCGCACCTGGCTCTGgcttggggtgtgtgtggtgctacTGGACACATGCCTGACACATAGTTTGTTCACTTGTGAACCGGTGCAGGTGCAGTGGTGTCACAACATGCCATATAACATGACCTTCTTCCCTAACATGCTTGAACACTATGACCAGGACATTGCTGCCAGCAAGATGAAG CACTTCATGCCACTGGTTAGTCTACACTGCTCGCCAAATGTGCATTTGTTCCTGTGCCAGGTCTTTGTTCCAGAGTGTACAGAGCAAACACAAGTGCGTCGGCCCTGTAGAGAGCACTGTGTGCGTGTCTTTTCTGACTGTGCACAAAATATGCACACCTTTGGCATCACTTGGCCACTTGAGCTATCATGTGACAG gttAAAGCCCTGTCACATCTCTGCAGATGAATCTACCGATCTACCTGCAAAAACAGCATCAGCCAGTAAAGTACCAGCCAGTAGAGATTTGGGCTTCTGGTGTCCCTTACAGCTGAAGACCCGTCCTGGTCAGGCTTCCTCCTTCCTGGGTGCTCAGGACTGTGCTCCTCCATGTGACAATATGTACTTCAAATCACATGAGCTTGAGCTGGCCAAGATGTTTATCGGCATCTGCTCAATTGTTTGCTTGTGTGCCACACTATTTACTTTCTTCACCTTCCTCATTAATGTCAAGCGTTTCCGGTACCCAGAGCGGCCAATCGTCTTCTATGCTATATGCTACAGCTTTGTGTCTCTCATCTACTTTATCGGATTCCTGCTGGGTAATGAGGCAGCATGTAACAAGCCCACCATGCCTGGCACTGTATCCACAGTGCTGCTGGGGAGCCAGAGCAAAGTCTGTACACTGCTCTTTATGATGCTCTACTTTTTCTTCACTGCTGGAATGGTCTGGTGGGTAATTCTCACAATCACCTGGTATCTTGCAGCAAGGCCCAAATGGAGCTGTGAGGCCATTGAGAAGAAGGCTGTGTGGTTCCATGCAGTGGCCTGGGGCCTCCCGGGCAGCCTTACTGTCATTCTGCTGGCCCTCAATAAGGTGGAGGGGGATGgcatcagtggtgtgtgttttgttggcCTATATGACCTGACAGCCCTGAGATGGTTTGTGCTGGCTCCGCAGGCTCTCGGTGTGATAGCTGGACTCTCACTCCTCCTCGCCGGCATTGTTTCACTTAACCATGTGCGACAAGTGATACAGCATGATGAGCGCAACCAGGagaagctgaagaagttcaTGATACGTATAGGTGTGTTCAGCGGCCTGTACCTACTTCCTCTGCTCACTTTGCTGGCCTGCTATGTGTACGAGCAGGCCCTGCGGAACAGCTGGGAAAACACCTGGATTAATGAACACTGTCAGGAGTATAGCATCCCCTGCCCCTACAGA agGATTGAAGCTGCTCGACCAGAACTAGCTCTGTTCCTGATAAAATACCTGATGACACTTGTAGTGGGGATCTCAGCTGTTTTCTGGGTTAGCAGTAAGAAGACCTGGTCAGAGTGGGTCTACTTTTTCAGCAGAACACGCAAGGAAGA ccctgtcAGTGAGAGTTGGCGTGTCTTGCAGGAGTCTTGTGAATTCTTCTTGAAGCACAACAGCCGTGTACAGCATAAGAAAAAGCACTGCAAGTCCAGCTCACACAAGCTGAAGGTCATCTCAAAGTCCATGGGCACCAATACCAGTGCTCAAACAACCAACACCCCTAACCATCACTTAGCTTTCACGACTAGCAACTTCAAGGGCACAGCTGCTTCAGGGTCTGACATGCAGGGTTCATCTAAATCCTCTGTACAGGAGCAGGCGGCGTCTGGAAAGATGTCTAGCCAGAGCATCAAGGAGCAAAAGAGCAGCAAATCTGGCAGTTCCATAAGAGTTATTGGCACTGGGGAGCCTCTGCAGAGCCTCTAA
- the pigm gene encoding GPI mannosyltransferase 1, whose product MFSFQLMSFGTLHSVAFVIRLFLVAFGIYQDKTMVVKYTDIDFHVFIDASRLVTQGESPYNRSTYRYTPLLAWMLSPSIYLTSHFGKLLFVICDVLSGCLLYKILTLRGLSSDAACRFSALWLLNPLPIGVSTRGNAEALLAILVLSTLLCLQLNRHFTAAFLFGLSVHMKIYTVIYALPIGLFICNHKELKKHYTGIFRVIQSLFSKDLALFAVIAGAVFLGLTLAFYCMYGWDFLQETYFYHLTRRDIRHNFSPYFYMFYLTVESEWSFILGLVTFLPQVILLLFTSLAFYADLPLCCFLNTALFVSFNKVCTSQYFLWYLCLLPLVLPHLRLTVKQGIGLLLLWFTGQGLWLAPAYYLEFEGCNTFMYIWFAGLLFLIINSFIMVQIINNYIPKTVQQKRK is encoded by the exons ATGTTTTCATTCCAACTAATGAGTTTTGGGACTTTGCACAGCGTTGCATTTGTAATACGTTTATTTTTGGTTGCCTTTGGGATTTATCAGGATAAAACCATGGTGGTCAAATACACTGACATCGACTTTCATGTCTTTATAGACGCATCCAGACTTGTAACGCAG GGCGAATCCCCATACAACAGGTCCACCTACAGGTATACACCGCTCCTGGCCTGGATGTTATCACCTAGCATCTACTTGACCTCTCATTTTGGGAAACTGCTCTTTGTGATTTGCGATGTGCTCTCTGGTTGCCTCTtatacaaaatattgacacttcgAGGTTTATCCAGTGATGCAGCCTGTCGTTTCTCAGCTCTCTGGCTTCTAAATCCTTTACCAATTGGTGTATCAACACGTGGGAATGCTGAAGCACTGTTGGCTATTTTGGTTTTGTCAACTCTCCTGTGTTTACAACTGAATAGACATTTTACAGCAGCATTTCTCTTCGGTCTCTCTGtacatatgaaaatatatacagtaatatatgcCCTCCCCATTGGCCTCTTTATATGCAATCACAAGGAATTGAAGAAGCATTACACAGGAATTTTTAGGGTTATCCAAAGTCTTTTTAGTAAGGATCTGGCTCTGTTTGCTGTTATTGCAGGAGCTGTGTTTCTTGGACTGACCTTGGCATTTTATTGCAT GTATGGCTGGGATTTCCTTCAAGAAACCTACTTCTACCATCTAACAAGGCGGGACATTCGTCATAATTTCTCCCCATACTtctacatgttttatttaacagtgGAGAGTGAATGGAGCTTTATTCTGGGTCTAGTTACCTTTCTTCCCCAGGTTATACTGTTGCTCTTTACGTCTTTGGCCTTCTATGCTGACTTGCCTCTCTGCTGCTTCCTCAACACAGCCCTTTTTGTCAGCTTTAACAAAGTCTGCACCTCACAG TATTTTCTGTGGTATCTGTGTTTACTGCCTCTGGTCCTGCCACACCTGAGACTCACAGTAAAGCAAGGAATTGGGCTATTGCTGTTGTGGTTTACTGGTCag GGCTTGTGGTTGGCACCAGCTTACTACTTGGAGTTTGAAGGGTGCAACACATTTATGTACATATGGTTTGCTGGCCTGCTGTTCCTCATCATCAACTCATTCATAATGGTCCAGATAATCAACAATTACATACCAAAGACAGttcaacaaaaaagaaaatga